One window of Clarias gariepinus isolate MV-2021 ecotype Netherlands chromosome 21, CGAR_prim_01v2, whole genome shotgun sequence genomic DNA carries:
- the selplg gene encoding P-selectin glycoprotein ligand 1, with translation MTNQFQLRSFVFLLTLRGLVSSIVEDSSNATELHPTSGPPLTTGIREGRFPETTHSQPDQGNGTSKNPNNVEGTETNGTKHPPTGNESLASTETPLQTSFPEKHASSDSTTASSAPAFSASANGTNTVPIAVTTTRIPTEGPSTSGTTVKSVLTSTEEKSTNHTPTTVHSTHKTDLSTTKVCPTAEPKKDNLVGRCLIVIASLSAVSIVFIITTIILATKLTGSRYRHRARLLHETEMVCISALMNDCDHPLPTQKHPKSNGALIPITEDEDGDDLTLNSFLHDTEGTA, from the coding sequence ATGACTAACCAGTTCCAGTTGAGGTCATTTGTTTTTCTGCTCACTCTAAGAGGCTTGGTCTCAAGCATTGTAGAAGATTCATCAAATGCAACCGAACTTCACCCCACCAGTGGACCTCCACTGACCACTGGCATTAGAGAAGGGCGGTTTCCAGAAACCACCCACAGCCAACCTGACCAGGGAAATGGAACTTCTAAAAACCCTAACAATGTAGAAGGAACTGAAACAAACGGCACTAAACACCCTCCGACAGGTAATGAAAGTTTAGCAAGTACTGAAACTCCTCTGCAAACCTCATTTCCTGAGAAACATGCCAGTTCGGACTCTACAACGGCAAGCTCCGCACCTGCATTTTCTGCCTCAGCGAATGGCACAAATACCGTCCCTATTGCGGTGACAACGACTCGGATACCAACAGAGGGTCCTTCCACTTCAGGAACAACGGTCAAGTCAGTGCTTACATCAACTGAAGAAAAAAGTACCAATCACACACCAACTACGGTTCATAGCACGCACAAAACGGACCTATCGACCACCAAAGTTTGTCCTACAGCCGAACCAAAAAAGGACAATCTTGTGGGTCGTTGCCTTATAGTCATCGCTAGTTTATCTGCTGTTTCGATCGTCTTCATCATAACCACCATCATCTTGGCTACAAAGTTAACCGGCAGCAGATACAGGCACAGAGCCAGGCTGCTTCACGAGACCGAGATGGTCTGCATATCGGCCCTCATGAACGATTGCGATCATCCCCTTCCCACACAGAAGCATCCCAAAAGCAACGGCGCCCTGATCCCCATTACTGAGGATGAGGACGGTGATGATCTCACCCTCAACAGCTTCCTACATGATACGGAAGGTACAGCATAG